In one Limisphaera ngatamarikiensis genomic region, the following are encoded:
- a CDS encoding DUF2127 domain-containing protein, which yields MASARSRKPTPARGPAGSRAPTLYAIIFFKLGKALLLLLLALGVWKLSDKSLPGLFRQVLLVLHLDPEKQFFVDLGIKLGQISSQRLHWVAAGTAFYSLFSLAEGVGLWLRASWAGWMAIGESCFFIPIEVYELLHRFSVTVTVVLVINVGIVWYLVANRERLFRHH from the coding sequence ATGGCATCCGCCCGTTCTCGCAAACCGACCCCGGCCAGGGGCCCTGCCGGCAGCAGGGCTCCAACTCTCTACGCCATTATTTTCTTCAAGCTGGGCAAGGCCCTGCTCCTGCTCCTGTTGGCGTTGGGGGTATGGAAGCTGTCGGACAAGAGCCTGCCCGGTCTGTTCCGGCAGGTTCTGTTGGTTCTGCACCTGGACCCTGAGAAGCAGTTCTTTGTGGATTTGGGGATCAAGCTTGGGCAAATCTCGTCTCAGCGACTGCACTGGGTGGCGGCCGGCACGGCCTTTTACAGTTTGTTTTCCCTGGCCGAAGGGGTTGGCCTGTGGTTGCGCGCAAGTTGGGCCGGCTGGATGGCGATCGGAGAATCCTGCTTTTTCATTCCCATCGAGGTGTACGAACTCCTGCATCGTTTCTCCGTCACTGTGACGGTCGTGCTCGTCATCAACGTGGGCATTGTCTGGTACCTGGTGGCCAACCGCGAACGCCTGTTCCGGCACCATTAG